A region of Candidatus Hydrogenedentota bacterium DNA encodes the following proteins:
- a CDS encoding metallophosphoesterase family protein produces the protein MMKYIVRPLCALSLLFAGSALAQEALEKSEVLPVSTEPRHVRITWMENPQREAVISWSTTAPCTGNRVSYDTQSRGGDLDAYAMHVRDVHSGEFTRTEDDLAYGEPPLYYHHAYLSGLEPAKAYFFVISSQGQHSREYHFITAPDDGRNVSILFGGDSRIGGSEPYLHKDRRGMNQRMKALAEADGDIIAFCHGGDFYQRAELRYMRPWLTDHELTITDGGRIIPIVPVRGNHDRAIGFEEMFWWPERAHDYYYVTQLTGEIALVTLNTEISLAGEQRIWLDAQLKELRPKNRWLYAQYHKPSYPSVRGWTDGEDRRHYFVPLFEKYNVDIVTESHDHALKRTLPIRDGGPHEQGITYIGDGGLGVPLRTPDPARWYLQSPGLAKSEFHVHLLEFTQESLRGRAYGMEGEIHDDFTIPVQVLETVAAE, from the coding sequence ATGATGAAGTATATCGTTCGCCCCCTCTGCGCGCTGTCGCTGCTTTTCGCGGGATCCGCCCTGGCCCAGGAGGCCCTGGAAAAATCCGAAGTCCTGCCGGTTTCCACGGAACCGCGACACGTCCGCATCACCTGGATGGAAAACCCGCAGCGCGAGGCCGTCATATCCTGGTCGACCACCGCGCCCTGCACCGGTAACCGCGTTTCCTACGACACCCAATCGCGGGGCGGCGATCTGGACGCCTACGCGATGCACGTGCGCGACGTTCACAGCGGCGAGTTCACCCGAACCGAAGACGACCTGGCCTATGGCGAGCCGCCGCTCTACTACCACCACGCCTATCTCTCCGGGCTGGAACCCGCCAAGGCGTACTTCTTCGTCATCTCCAGCCAGGGCCAGCACTCCCGCGAATACCATTTCATTACCGCGCCCGACGACGGCCGCAATGTCAGCATTCTCTTTGGCGGCGATTCGCGCATCGGCGGATCGGAACCATACCTGCACAAGGACCGGCGCGGGATGAACCAGCGCATGAAGGCCCTGGCCGAGGCGGACGGCGACATAATCGCGTTTTGTCACGGCGGCGACTTCTACCAGCGCGCCGAACTGCGCTACATGCGCCCCTGGTTGACCGACCACGAGCTGACCATCACCGACGGCGGCAGGATCATCCCGATCGTCCCCGTACGCGGGAACCATGATCGCGCGATCGGGTTCGAAGAGATGTTCTGGTGGCCGGAGCGCGCTCACGACTATTACTACGTTACGCAACTCACCGGCGAGATCGCCCTGGTCACGTTGAACACCGAAATCAGCCTGGCGGGCGAGCAGCGCATCTGGCTCGATGCGCAACTCAAGGAGCTGCGACCGAAGAACCGCTGGCTCTATGCTCAGTACCACAAGCCCTCCTATCCCAGCGTCCGCGGATGGACCGATGGCGAGGACCGGCGCCATTACTTCGTTCCGCTATTCGAGAAGTACAACGTGGACATCGTCACCGAGTCGCACGATCACGCCCTGAAGCGCACCCTGCCCATCCGCGATGGCGGCCCCCACGAGCAAGGCATCACCTATATCGGCGATGGCGGCCTCGGCGTCCCGTTGCGCACCCCGGATCCGGCGCGCTGGTACCTGCAGAGCCCCGGCCTGGCCAAGTCGGAATTTCACGTGCATCTGCTGGAATTCACGCAGGAGAGCCTCCGCGGACGGGCCTACGGGATGGAAGGGGAAATCCACGACGACTTCACCATCCCCGTGCAGGTTCTGGAAACAGTCGCGGCCGAATAG
- a CDS encoding prolyl oligopeptidase family serine peptidase, with translation MHSHSIALVFRVAAVAASAIIFVGCPATPDRIRHTLEHDGRERGYLLYVPPALPPDQTVPLILALHPFAGTGDSFAITTGFDLIAREEGFIVCYPEGVSFLWNGDPTDESGKQLLVEDADDVGFIGALLDHLLAEYPIDPARVYVCGASNGGLMAQRLACELSDRFAAAASVMITLPEGFDNACAPESPIPMLILFGTEDPFFPWEGGAVQQGPANARTYLSAREAIGYWVESNRAVSPPNIMLWPDADPNDGTRVLVERYRAGQDGAPVHFYRIHGGGHTWPGSAPSWIETPAGVGRTSRDIDASRAIWEFFALHSR, from the coding sequence ATGCATAGCCATTCAATCGCCCTAGTTTTCCGTGTCGCCGCAGTCGCGGCCAGTGCTATCATTTTCGTGGGCTGCCCCGCCACACCCGATCGAATCCGTCACACCCTGGAGCACGACGGGCGCGAACGTGGGTATTTGCTTTATGTCCCCCCCGCGCTCCCGCCCGATCAGACTGTTCCCCTGATCCTGGCCCTGCACCCCTTCGCCGGCACGGGCGACAGCTTCGCCATTACGACGGGCTTCGACCTGATCGCCCGCGAGGAGGGCTTCATCGTCTGTTATCCGGAGGGGGTAAGCTTTCTCTGGAACGGCGACCCCACGGACGAGTCCGGTAAACAACTCCTCGTAGAGGACGCGGACGATGTCGGCTTTATCGGCGCGCTGCTGGATCACCTCCTCGCCGAGTATCCCATTGATCCCGCGCGGGTCTACGTGTGCGGCGCGTCCAATGGTGGCCTGATGGCCCAGCGGCTCGCGTGCGAATTGTCCGATCGCTTTGCCGCCGCCGCGTCGGTCATGATCACGCTGCCCGAGGGCTTCGACAACGCATGCGCGCCGGAATCCCCAATCCCCATGCTGATCCTATTTGGGACGGAGGACCCCTTCTTCCCGTGGGAAGGCGGAGCCGTTCAGCAGGGCCCCGCGAACGCCCGCACCTACCTTTCGGCCCGCGAGGCTATCGGGTACTGGGTCGAATCGAACCGCGCGGTGAGTCCCCCCAATATCATGCTGTGGCCTGACGCCGACCCAAACGACGGGACACGCGTCCTTGTCGAACGCTACCGCGCCGGACAGGACGGTGCGCCCGTCCACTTCTACCGGATCCATGGGGGCGGGCACACGTGGCCCGGCAGCGCGCCATCCTGGATCGAGACGCCGGCCGGCGTCGGGCGCACGTCCCGGGATATCGACGCCAGCCGGGCGATTTGGGAGTTTTTCGCGCTGCATAGCCGGTAG
- a CDS encoding aldo/keto reductase, which produces MNRRSFLGTSLAGAALLGAPAWAEKREGMPYRDLGKTGEKVSLLCVGGAHIGMKDVTDEQSIAIMRAAVDEGVNFFDNAWAYHGGRSETLMGQALKDGYRDKVFLMTKGQAWNADLARKYLEESLRRLDVDMIDLWQVHEVVRPEYPAQVYTEGVLEYLLKAKEEGKIRYIGFTGHHLTSIHLEMIDRGFPFDAVQMPMSVLDYHFWSFQQKVLPLALEKNMGIIAMKTLAGGGVMQAGTASVAECLRYAMSLPVSTVVSGMQSMEELKQNLAVAKAFTPMDEAEMADLRERTKPSGEDGRFEAYKTAWHKDVQEKMIAEGLTPG; this is translated from the coding sequence ATGAACCGCAGAAGCTTTCTTGGAACCTCGCTGGCCGGCGCCGCGCTCCTGGGTGCGCCCGCCTGGGCCGAGAAGCGCGAGGGCATGCCCTACCGCGACTTGGGAAAGACCGGGGAGAAGGTGTCCCTGCTGTGCGTGGGCGGCGCCCACATCGGCATGAAGGACGTCACGGACGAGCAGTCCATCGCCATCATGCGCGCCGCGGTCGACGAGGGGGTCAACTTCTTCGATAACGCGTGGGCCTACCATGGCGGGCGCAGTGAGACCCTCATGGGCCAGGCGTTGAAGGATGGCTACCGCGACAAGGTCTTCCTGATGACAAAGGGGCAGGCCTGGAACGCGGATCTGGCCCGGAAATACCTGGAAGAGAGCCTGCGGCGGCTCGACGTGGATATGATTGACTTGTGGCAGGTGCACGAGGTGGTTCGACCAGAGTACCCGGCGCAGGTGTACACCGAAGGCGTGCTCGAATACCTGCTGAAGGCGAAGGAGGAGGGCAAGATCCGGTACATCGGCTTTACCGGACATCACCTGACCAGCATACACCTCGAAATGATTGATCGCGGCTTCCCCTTCGATGCGGTGCAAATGCCCATGAGCGTCCTCGACTACCATTTCTGGAGTTTCCAGCAGAAGGTGCTCCCGCTGGCCCTGGAAAAGAATATGGGCATCATCGCCATGAAAACGCTCGCGGGCGGCGGCGTGATGCAGGCGGGAACGGCGTCCGTCGCCGAGTGCCTGCGCTACGCCATGTCCCTGCCCGTGTCCACTGTGGTCTCCGGCATGCAGTCCATGGAAGAACTAAAGCAGAATCTGGCCGTGGCGAAAGCCTTCACGCCCATGGACGAGGCCGAAATGGCGGATTTGCGCGAGCGCACGAAACCCTCCGGCGAAGACGGGCGCTTCGAGGCCTACAAGACTGCCTGGCACAAGGATGTTCAGGAAAAAATGATCGCGGAGGGGCTTACACCGGGTTAA
- a CDS encoding endonuclease/exonuclease/phosphatase family protein, which produces MNRRAFLVTSAAASAFLGAPLRAPAQPAGGFTTISYNVLACRGYPYLDTDTERGARAAAQMADRVAMELALYSPDIVTFQESPAEAVAEQIANALGLSHAWFPGGFPGTIISRFPISNSVNHSKTDDSHPADLFTRHFCQASLRHPDGEITLFSAHLHPSDAAVREREVTAILEAMKPALDAGGPVLFQGDLNHAPDGPEYARWEAAGLVDAATRASDAPGMTIRSDKPSRRIDYIWAGGALASRIRDCRVLFEGAFRTNPDDPGSFALSDHLPVLARFAD; this is translated from the coding sequence ATGAACCGCCGAGCCTTCCTCGTCACCAGCGCCGCCGCGAGCGCCTTCCTGGGCGCGCCGCTTCGCGCCCCCGCCCAACCCGCCGGGGGATTCACCACAATCTCTTACAACGTGCTGGCCTGCCGGGGCTATCCCTACCTGGACACCGACACGGAACGCGGAGCCCGGGCCGCCGCTCAGATGGCGGACCGCGTCGCCATGGAGTTGGCGCTGTATTCGCCGGACATCGTGACGTTTCAGGAGTCACCGGCGGAAGCGGTCGCCGAACAGATTGCTAACGCATTGGGCCTGTCGCATGCGTGGTTTCCCGGGGGCTTTCCGGGCACGATAATCAGCCGTTTTCCGATATCGAACAGTGTCAATCATTCCAAAACCGACGATAGCCATCCAGCGGATTTGTTCACGCGCCATTTCTGCCAGGCTTCCCTTCGCCACCCCGACGGCGAAATTACGCTATTCAGCGCACACCTACACCCCAGCGATGCGGCCGTGCGGGAGCGAGAAGTAACCGCGATACTCGAAGCTATGAAACCCGCGCTGGACGCGGGGGGACCGGTCCTATTCCAAGGCGATTTGAACCACGCGCCCGACGGGCCGGAATACGCACGATGGGAAGCCGCGGGGCTGGTCGACGCCGCCACCCGCGCAAGTGACGCGCCCGGGATGACCATCCGGAGCGACAAGCCGTCGCGGCGCATCGACTACATCTGGGCGGGCGGCGCGCTGGCCTCCCGCATTCGCGATTGCCGGGTGCTGTTCGAAGGCGCGTTTCGGACGAATCCGGACGACCCCGGTTCGTTCGCGCTGAGCGACCATCTTCCCGTGTTGGCCCGGTTTGCGGATTAA
- a CDS encoding PQQ-dependent sugar dehydrogenase gives MRKILFAAIVACLFLPAYGAFAQPGPDGKALYGQYCAQCHGAELQGGNAQSMLDGVWQFGEGKGYVARNIKHGITHLGMPAYESTLDDAQIEAITDFILNAEKERGVTRPAPPSEVQTLDYVVDVEQWVTDLEIPWGIAFPDERTALVTERPGPLRIVKDGKLDPKPVSGTPEVVVEGQGGMLEVAVDPGYAENGWVYLAYSHGLTGGSERVPSMTRIVRGKVENGAWTNEQVVFEAPRESYLTGRVHFGCRIVFDDAGRLYFSIGDRGSQDMAQDLSVPNGKVHRVNRDGSIPADNPFVNTPGAMPSIFSYGNRNPQGLAWHSGDGLLWANEHGPMGGDELNAIRAGKNYGWPVITYGRNYNGTEVSSIRRKEGMEQPSFYWLPSIAVCGMDVYSGSQFPEWEGALLVGALKYESVAVMQVDEDRVMHEEVILKNAGRVRQVVAGPDGAVYVLTNSPDAILKLTKKSDRTY, from the coding sequence GTGAGAAAAATTCTATTCGCCGCCATCGTCGCATGCCTCTTTCTGCCCGCGTACGGGGCCTTCGCACAGCCCGGACCCGATGGGAAAGCCCTCTACGGCCAGTACTGCGCGCAATGCCACGGCGCCGAGCTACAGGGCGGCAACGCGCAGAGCATGCTTGACGGCGTATGGCAGTTTGGTGAAGGGAAGGGATACGTGGCGCGGAATATCAAGCATGGCATTACGCACCTGGGCATGCCGGCTTACGAGTCCACCCTGGACGATGCCCAGATTGAGGCGATCACGGATTTCATCCTGAATGCGGAAAAAGAACGCGGGGTCACGCGACCTGCGCCGCCTTCGGAGGTTCAGACCCTGGACTATGTCGTGGACGTCGAGCAGTGGGTCACCGATCTGGAGATTCCCTGGGGCATCGCGTTTCCCGATGAGCGTACCGCGCTGGTGACCGAGCGGCCCGGCCCGCTTCGGATCGTGAAGGACGGGAAGCTTGATCCGAAACCGGTATCCGGGACACCGGAGGTGGTGGTCGAGGGCCAGGGCGGCATGCTGGAGGTGGCTGTGGATCCGGGCTACGCGGAAAACGGCTGGGTGTATCTCGCGTACAGCCACGGCCTGACCGGCGGGTCTGAACGTGTTCCCTCGATGACGCGGATTGTGCGGGGTAAGGTTGAGAATGGCGCCTGGACGAACGAGCAGGTGGTCTTCGAGGCGCCGCGCGAGAGTTATCTGACGGGGCGGGTGCACTTTGGTTGCCGGATCGTGTTTGATGACGCGGGACGCCTCTACTTCTCGATCGGGGATCGCGGATCGCAGGATATGGCGCAGGATCTGAGCGTGCCGAACGGCAAGGTGCACCGCGTGAACCGCGACGGATCCATTCCGGCGGACAACCCCTTCGTGAACACGCCCGGCGCGATGCCGTCGATTTTCAGCTACGGAAACCGGAACCCGCAGGGCCTGGCGTGGCATTCCGGCGACGGCCTGCTCTGGGCCAACGAGCACGGCCCGATGGGCGGCGACGAACTGAACGCGATTCGGGCGGGCAAGAACTACGGGTGGCCGGTGATCACGTACGGTCGGAATTACAACGGCACCGAAGTCTCCTCGATCCGGCGGAAGGAAGGAATGGAGCAGCCAAGCTTCTACTGGCTGCCGTCGATCGCCGTCTGCGGGATGGACGTGTACTCCGGTAGCCAGTTCCCCGAGTGGGAGGGGGCCTTGCTGGTCGGCGCCCTTAAGTATGAATCGGTCGCCGTGATGCAGGTGGACGAGGACCGCGTCATGCACGAGGAGGTCATCCTGAAAAACGCCGGTCGCGTGCGCCAGGTGGTCGCCGGGCCGGACGGCGCGGTGTACGTGCTCACGAACAGCCCCGACGCCATCCTCAAGCTGACAAAGAAATCCGACCGGACCTATTGA
- the purE gene encoding 5-(carboxyamino)imidazole ribonucleotide mutase: protein METTPPARVAIIMGSKSDLPVMQEAGDALATLGVAYEMAVVSAHRTPIEMAEFALKAADRGIRVIIAGAGGAAHLPGMVAAHTPLPVIGVPVPIGHLSGMDALLSIAQMPRGVPVATVAIGGAFNAGLIAAQILAAGGESPNLALLERLHEYKESLRKKVQEMQIETPPQA, encoded by the coding sequence ATGGAAACCACACCGCCGGCGCGCGTCGCCATTATCATGGGCTCCAAGTCCGACCTGCCCGTCATGCAGGAAGCGGGCGACGCCCTCGCCACGCTCGGCGTAGCCTATGAGATGGCTGTGGTCTCCGCGCACCGCACCCCGATTGAAATGGCCGAATTCGCGCTGAAGGCCGCGGATCGCGGCATCCGCGTGATCATCGCGGGCGCCGGCGGGGCCGCCCACCTTCCCGGTATGGTCGCGGCCCACACGCCCCTGCCCGTCATCGGCGTCCCGGTGCCTATTGGACACCTCAGCGGGATGGACGCGCTGCTTTCCATCGCGCAAATGCCCCGCGGCGTGCCGGTGGCCACCGTCGCCATCGGCGGCGCCTTCAACGCCGGCCTGATCGCGGCCCAAATCCTCGCGGCGGGGGGCGAGTCTCCCAATCTCGCGCTCCTGGAACGGCTCCATGAGTACAAGGAATCCCTCCGGAAGAAGGTTCAGGAGATGCAAATAGAAACGCCGCCACAGGCCTGA
- a CDS encoding 50S ribosome-binding GTPase, producing MGLLRFTTAGSVDDGKSTLIGRLLYDSKSIFEDQLDALTHTSRLRGEDGPNLALLTDGLRAEREQGITIDVAYRYFATPRRKFIIADTPGHIEYTRNMVTGASTANLAIVVLDARKGIVEQTCRHAFIASLLRIQHLVLCVNKMDLAGYSEERFEEICRDFRAFSSKLAIPDIRYIPISALQGDNVVEPSANMPWYGGPTLLYTLETVQVSADHNHVDARFPVQYVIRPRSDAFHDFRGYAGRVHGGVFKPGDEVLALPSGQQSRIRAIEQFDTPLEEAFAPMSVTILLEDEIDLGRGDMLVKPANQPSTGQDLDLMVCWLNPKPLQPGGKYALKHTTRDARCIIKQVHYKIDINTLHRVPDDIAIGMNDIGRIQIRASQPLMYDPYARNRATGSLILIDEFTNETVAAGMIL from the coding sequence ATGGGGCTGCTGCGGTTTACGACCGCGGGCAGCGTGGACGATGGGAAGAGCACCCTGATCGGGCGCCTGCTCTACGACTCCAAGTCCATCTTCGAGGACCAATTGGACGCCCTCACGCACACCAGCCGCCTGCGCGGGGAGGATGGGCCGAACCTCGCCTTGCTCACCGACGGCCTTCGCGCGGAACGCGAACAGGGCATTACCATCGACGTCGCCTACCGCTATTTCGCCACGCCACGCCGCAAATTCATTATTGCCGATACCCCGGGCCACATCGAGTACACGCGCAACATGGTGACGGGCGCGTCGACGGCCAATCTCGCCATTGTCGTGCTTGATGCGCGCAAGGGTATTGTGGAGCAGACCTGCCGCCACGCGTTCATCGCCTCGCTGCTGCGCATTCAGCATCTCGTGCTATGCGTGAATAAAATGGACCTCGCCGGGTACAGCGAGGAACGATTCGAGGAGATCTGCCGGGACTTCCGCGCCTTCTCGAGCAAGCTGGCGATTCCCGACATCCGCTATATCCCCATTTCCGCGCTGCAGGGCGACAACGTCGTGGAGCCCTCCGCGAACATGCCGTGGTATGGCGGCCCGACGCTCCTGTACACGCTGGAAACGGTGCAGGTAAGCGCGGACCACAACCACGTGGACGCGCGATTTCCCGTACAGTACGTGATCCGGCCGCGGTCTGACGCCTTTCACGATTTTCGCGGCTACGCCGGGCGCGTCCACGGCGGCGTGTTCAAGCCGGGCGACGAAGTGCTTGCCCTGCCTTCCGGCCAGCAGAGCCGGATCCGCGCCATCGAGCAGTTCGACACCCCGCTGGAGGAGGCGTTCGCGCCGATGTCGGTGACGATCCTGCTTGAGGACGAAATCGATCTCGGCCGCGGCGACATGCTCGTAAAACCCGCCAATCAGCCGAGCACCGGCCAGGACCTCGACCTGATGGTCTGCTGGCTGAATCCGAAGCCCCTGCAGCCGGGCGGGAAGTACGCCCTGAAACACACCACCCGCGATGCGCGTTGCATTATCAAGCAGGTACACTACAAAATAGACATCAACACCCTGCACCGCGTTCCGGATGACATCGCCATCGGAATGAACGATATCGGTCGAATCCAGATCCGGGCGTCGCAACCACTCATGTATGACCCCTACGCCAGAAACCGCGCCACCGGCAGCCTTATCCTGATCGACGAATTCACCAACGAGACCGTTGCCGCCGGGATGATCCTGTAG
- the cysD gene encoding sulfate adenylyltransferase subunit CysD: protein MHAYDLPHLAQLESEALFVIREVAAMHERPALLFSGGKDSIALVRLAQKAFYPAPIPFPLVHIDTGHNFEETIRFRDSLVEDLGATLVVGHVQETIDAGRVQEERGPRASRNLLQTATLLETIERRRFDALFGGARRDEEKARAKERFLSHRDEFGQWDPRNQRPELWSLFNGRKHPGEHFRVFPLSNWTEMDVWQYIAREELRVPEIYFAHRRPVFQRDGLWMADSPWLQRLENEYVEERVVRFRTVGDITCTGAIESNASTLEEIVREVAAARVTERGGRADDRRSESAMEDRKKAGYF from the coding sequence ATGCACGCCTACGATCTCCCCCACCTCGCCCAGCTCGAATCCGAAGCCCTATTCGTAATTCGCGAAGTAGCGGCCATGCACGAGCGGCCGGCCCTTCTTTTTTCGGGCGGCAAGGACTCCATCGCCCTCGTCCGGCTGGCGCAGAAGGCGTTTTATCCCGCGCCAATTCCGTTCCCGCTGGTCCACATTGATACCGGGCACAATTTCGAGGAAACCATTCGATTCCGCGATTCGCTGGTCGAGGACCTCGGCGCAACCCTGGTTGTCGGGCATGTGCAGGAGACCATCGACGCCGGTCGCGTCCAGGAAGAGCGGGGCCCGAGGGCGAGCCGAAACCTGCTCCAGACCGCCACCCTGCTCGAAACCATCGAGCGGCGCCGGTTCGACGCGCTGTTTGGCGGCGCGCGGCGCGATGAGGAAAAAGCGCGGGCGAAGGAACGCTTCCTGAGCCACCGCGACGAATTCGGGCAATGGGACCCGAGAAACCAGCGGCCCGAGCTCTGGAGTCTGTTCAACGGGCGCAAGCACCCGGGAGAACACTTCCGCGTGTTCCCGCTGAGCAACTGGACTGAGATGGACGTCTGGCAGTATATCGCGCGCGAGGAACTGCGCGTCCCCGAGATCTATTTTGCGCACCGCCGCCCAGTTTTTCAGCGCGACGGGCTCTGGATGGCCGATTCGCCCTGGCTGCAACGCCTCGAAAACGAGTATGTCGAAGAGCGTGTCGTTCGCTTCCGCACGGTGGGCGATATTACCTGCACCGGCGCCATTGAATCGAACGCCAGCACCCTCGAAGAGATCGTGCGCGAGGTGGCCGCCGCGCGCGTCACGGAGCGGGGCGGGCGCGCGGACGATCGCCGTTCGGAATCCGCGATGGAAGACCGCAAGAAGGCGGGGTACTTCTGA
- a CDS encoding ATP-grasp domain-containing protein, whose amino-acid sequence MSIQDGKIRLGILGGGQLARMIAQAALRDGLQPIVLAASREEPAAIEGVQWVCGALNDRDALNQLFARADVVTIENEFLDVPLLRGVLEAHPDVALAPGLKSIATAQDKLAQKELFARLELDSPAYEVVETTALAQELPRLRQRFPEGFVLKFARFGYDGRGNFPVRPGAPIQESDLAQFCGAADAVGSTIYAEQFVDFTAELAMVATRTREGRSQCFPLVASVQERGICREVSGPALRLGVEPRLAREAAEAITRIADDLDFRGTLAVEFFLSRDGQLLINEMAPRVHNSGHYTLYRDEPSQFDLHVRAVMDDVVPAPAVEALAAMRNILGPPNIAPSLPCARPTLPPPDGIELHWYDKRTVSPGRKMGHLTGRAATAAELKQLLAAMRSYEDRLWSNLAAMRQAG is encoded by the coding sequence TTGTCTATTCAGGATGGAAAAATAAGGCTGGGCATCCTTGGCGGTGGCCAGCTTGCCCGTATGATCGCCCAGGCGGCCCTGCGCGATGGCCTTCAGCCCATTGTGCTCGCGGCGTCGCGCGAAGAGCCCGCCGCCATCGAAGGCGTTCAGTGGGTCTGCGGCGCGCTGAATGATCGGGACGCCCTGAACCAGCTCTTCGCCCGCGCCGATGTAGTCACAATTGAAAATGAGTTTCTCGATGTTCCCCTGTTGCGCGGTGTGCTTGAAGCCCATCCTGATGTGGCGCTGGCGCCGGGTCTGAAGAGCATCGCAACCGCCCAGGACAAACTCGCGCAAAAGGAACTCTTCGCGCGGCTTGAACTCGACTCGCCCGCGTACGAAGTTGTGGAAACGACCGCCCTGGCGCAGGAGCTTCCGCGGCTTCGCCAGCGTTTCCCCGAGGGCTTTGTGCTTAAATTCGCGCGCTTCGGCTACGACGGGCGGGGTAATTTCCCCGTACGCCCCGGCGCCCCGATTCAGGAGTCGGACCTGGCGCAGTTCTGCGGCGCGGCGGACGCGGTCGGCTCGACGATCTATGCGGAACAATTCGTCGATTTTACCGCCGAACTCGCCATGGTCGCCACCCGGACGCGCGAGGGACGCTCCCAGTGCTTCCCGCTCGTGGCAAGCGTGCAGGAGCGCGGAATCTGCCGGGAAGTTTCCGGGCCGGCGTTGCGGCTCGGCGTGGAGCCCCGGCTGGCGCGGGAAGCCGCCGAAGCGATTACGAGAATTGCCGATGACCTGGACTTCCGCGGGACCCTGGCCGTCGAATTCTTCCTCAGCCGCGACGGGCAGCTCCTGATAAACGAAATGGCCCCGCGCGTTCACAATTCGGGCCATTACACCCTCTACCGGGACGAGCCGAGCCAATTTGACCTGCACGTCCGGGCCGTGATGGACGACGTCGTCCCGGCGCCGGCCGTCGAGGCCCTCGCCGCGATGCGCAACATCCTCGGCCCGCCGAACATCGCGCCCAGCCTACCCTGCGCGAGGCCGACCCTCCCCCCACCCGACGGGATCGAGCTGCACTGGTATGATAAACGCACCGTATCCCCCGGCCGAAAAATGGGGCATCTTACCGGGCGCGCCGCCACCGCCGCCGAACTGAAACAGCTCCTCGCCGCCATGCGCTCCTACGAGGACCGTCTCTGGTCCAACCTCGCCGCCATGCGCCAGGCAGGTTGA